In a single window of the Antedon mediterranea chromosome 1, ecAntMedi1.1, whole genome shotgun sequence genome:
- the LOC140051055 gene encoding uncharacterized protein, which translates to MNLYKCEHCGDKLMLNDLKIHLGIDMETKNELLNDDFTLNVQTHQEFKLLRCQVNIVRLGLDLNCGWSRHLGEYTGETPYECEHCGKKFKQNDDLKKHLRVHTKETPYECEHCGKKFNQNDDLKKHLRVHTKETPYECEHCGKKFNHNDGLKKHLRVHIRETPYECEHCGKKFNHIGNLKNHLRIHTREKPYKCEHCGKKFKQKGNLKIHLRIHTGETPYLCEHCGKKFKQSGQLKMHMRVHTYTGETYECEHCGNKFKNGSTLNRHSRVHTGEAPNEVSPDMVKQKGRLQTHMGVHRRETSYECEYCGKKFKQNEHLKKHLRVHTGEAPYECEDCGKKFNQNDDLKKHLRVHAEKKDLKKHLRVHTEETPYECVHCGKKFNQNYDLKRHMRIHTGEKPYECKHCGKRFNDGGNWKRHLRIHTEETPYECEYCGKKYNHIESLKRHMRIHTGEKPYECKHCGKRFNDCGNWKRHLRIHIEEAPYECEHCEKKFKSLSTLNRHSRMNTGEAQNECGKKLGQKGRLQTHMGVHPGERSYECEHCEKKFKNRSSLNRHSRVHTGEAPYECEHCGKKFKYVSGLRKHCRIHTGEMPYDSEECGNKLRYRTELRAHSRSNTREAPAFKHCGKILKQNGRLKTHMGLYPGEKTCECEDCGKKFKYASRLRRHLRIHTGEMPYECKQCGEKFRYRTSLRRHLIKHLD; encoded by the coding sequence ATGAATCTAtacaaatgtgaacattgtggagatAAACTTATGTTAAATGATTTGAAGATACATTTGGGGATTGATATGGAGACTAAGAATGAACTACTCAATGATGATTTCACGTTGAACGTTCAAACACACCAGGAGTTTAAACTTCTTCGATGTCAAGTCAACATTGTCAGACTTGGTTTAGATTTAAATTGTGGGTGGAGCAGACATTTGGGAGAgtacacaggagagacaccatatgaatgtgaacattgtgggaagaaattcaaacagAATGACGATCTAAAAAAgcatttgagagtacacacaaaagagacaccatatgaatgtgaacattgtggaaagaaattcaaccagaatgacgatctgaagaaacatttgagagtacacacaaaagaaacaccatatgaatgtgaacattgtggaaagaaattcaaccacAATGACggtttgaaaaaacatttgagagtacacataagagagacaccatatgaatgtgaacattgtggaaagaagtTCAACCATATTGGGAATTTGAAAAatcatttaagaatacacacaagagagaaaccatataaatgtgaacattgtgggaagaaatttaaacagaaagggaatttaaaaatacatttgagaatacacacaggagaaacaccatatttatgtgaacattgtggaaagaaatttaaacagagTGGGCAATTAAAAATGCACATGAGAGTGCACACATACACAGGAGagacatatgaatgtgaacattgtggtaataaatttaaaaatggcaGTACTCTGAACAGACACTcgagagtacacacaggagaggcaCCAAATGAAGTGTCACCTGATATGGTTAAACAGAAGGGGCGATTACAAACGCATATGGGAGTGCACCGAAGAGAGAcatcatatgaatgtgaatattgtggaaagaaatttaaacagaatgagcatttaaaaaaacatttgagagtGCACACAGGAgaggcaccatatgaatgtgaagattgtggaaagaaattcaaccagaatgacgatctgaaaaaacatttgagagtGCACGCAGAAAAGAAAGATTTGAAGAAACATCTGAGAGtacacacagaagagacaccatatgaatgtgtaCATTGTGGAAAGAAGTTCAACCAGAATTACGATTTGAAaagacatatgagaatacacacaggagagaaaccatatgaatgtaaacattgtggaaagaGGTTTAATGATGGTGGTAATTGGAAAagacatttaagaatacacacagaagagacaccatatgaatgtgaatattgtggaAAGAAATACAACCACATTGAGAGTTTGAAaagacatatgagaatacacacaggagagaagccatatgaatgtaaacattgtggaaagaGGTTTAATGATTGTGGTAATTGGAAAagacatttaagaatacacatagaagaggcaccatatgaatgtgaacattgtgaaaagaaatttaaaagtcTTAGTACTCTGAACAGACACTCGAGAATGAACACAGGAGAGGCACAAAATGAATGTGGGAAAAAATTAGGACAGAAGGGGCGATTACAAACGCATATGGGAGTGCACCCAGGAGAGAgatcatatgaatgtgaacattgtgaaaagaaatttaaaaatcgtAGTAGTCTGAACAGACACTCGAGAGTGCACACAGGAgaggcaccatatgaatgtgaacattgtggaaagaaatttaaatatgtaagTGGGTTAAGGAAACATTGTAGAATCCATACAGGAGAGATGCCATATGATTCTGAAGAATGTGGGAACAAATTAAGATATAGAACTGAATTGAGAGCACATTCTAGATCAAACACAAGAGAGGCACCTGCATTTAAACATTGTGGGAAAATATTGAAACAGAACGGGCGATTAAAAACGCATATGGGATTGTATCCAGGAGAGAAAACTTGTGAATGTGAagattgtggaaagaaatttaaatatgcaAGTAGGTTAAGGAGACATCTGAGAATCCATACAGGTGAGATGCCATATGAATGTAAACAATGTGGGGAAAAATTTAGATATAGAACCAGTCTGAGGAGACATTTGATAAAACATTTAGACTGA